AAAGCCGGAAccaagggagggagggtgacgTGTCCAGAGGATGACCTGAAGCCCTGTGGTTGCGCGCTGTCGCGACGAGGAGTTGGGTTGAGGCGCATACGACGGCTGCGAAGGCGTTCGCTCGCGCTGTCTGTACgaagggggcggtggtggaggagcagcctGGTACGAAGTCTGCGATGTGTACGGCGCCGCCTGGCTTGGTGGGTACACGGGTGAAGCGGGAACCGAGGGAGGTTGAGCAAAGTtttgaggtggtggctgagAAGGATACTGGCCGTTGGAGCCTCCGTTGAGGAACTGAAGGTGCCCTCCCTGGGAGCCTGGCTGTCCAGGAAATTGCGAAGGGTAGTCGGCCATCGATGGGCGGCGCTGCGAGTCGGCAGGGTAGGGAGCCCGTTCCGCGCTTCCGCTCATCGATCGGTTGCGGTTGAAGTCAGGCCGAGCATCGGCCACGGGCGTCGCGGTTCTTCGAGAACGTCTTCGTGCGTACTCGTCATCGCCATTGTCATAGTCACCAGCACCCTTTCCATCACGCCGTCTCATCCTAACATCGCGGCGAATGCGGACACGGCAGCCTTGCTCGGCAACCATGCGGCTGAGAGCGGTGCTTTCAGCCAAACCAGGGAACTTCTTGGCGCTGTAGACGACGAAGTCCTGCGACTTGACCTCCATCCTGAAGTCAAAGGAGCCTCCCTGGGCCGGGCTGGAGCTCTGGGCCTCGGAGGCCGAGCTGTCGCTCTGCGggtccttgtccttgtcctccttggtctctTCGTAGAGGCTGAACGTCAGTCTATAACGGCCCTCGTGCCTGACAGACAGATCAGGGAACAAGAAATAGCCGGCTTCGGTAGGACGGTCCAGATAGGCCATTCCAGACACGGGCATACCGGTCAAGACGGGCGGCgtgttggctgctggggTCTGAACGCGACCGTGGGCCATGACTCTGGCATGTTCGAGAGTGGCGTAGAGAAAGAAGTTGGCGTTGTACAGGAAAGTGATATCCTTATCCTGGGCCGCCTCCCAAGTATGGCCCTCATAGACGCGCAGCTCCACAACGGGAGGCGGGTCGACGGGACGACGGTCAGCCGATGCTATTGCCATGTTAGCAAACTGGCTGGTTCACATACAAGAACGATCAAGGAGCCACACTCACACTTTGGGCCTGAACCGCATGCTCTCGCGCGCTCGGGTTGCTGGATGACCTTCAAGCAGTACCACAGGGTGCGTCCTCCCTTGGTTGCGCGGCTAATGATATGCGGAGGATTTGGCTCAGCGACTTCCAGGGCCGGCATGCCGTGAGAGGCTGATGGAACAACTTGTGCGCCCATCGTGTCCGATCTCTCGTCCAAATTCCTTTCCTTCAAAAATCCAACAAGACACACTTGTCGAGGCGACAAGCTAACAATATCAATCAAACAGACAGACCTCCCTCAAATGCCAAAAAAACAACTGTACAAGCGCACCGTATCAGCATCAACTCATGCGCGTCGCCAGATGGCCAAACTTTCAAGAAAAAATGCGCGAGTGACTGGCTGCAGCTGTCAGTCCGATGCTCATCGTACCTTTGTGGCCCCAGCAACAGATAAATAAGACTCGAACGGTCgtcaatcaatcaatcaatcaatcaatcaatcaatcaatcaaaCAGTTCGCAATCGATACCGAAATCCACACAAAAATCCCAATGCCGAATTGAATCAAATCAAAACGACAACCGCTTGCAGCATTAGATTCTGTGTGCGATGCGCCGATGGTGTGTTGCGAGAAAGCAGGAGtcgggagggtggttgttgagtggGCGAGATGGAGACGGAAGAAGGGGGTCGGCCAGAGGTTCCAGAAACCAGAGTGACGGTAAGCTGGAAAAGCACGGTCGGGTCCGATGTTTATTGGCCGGTCCACGACTGGTTCGTCTCAGCCAGAAAACAGTCTGGTGCTGCCGCCGTCGGTCTAGAGAGTTGGCCGCGACGCTGGATCTCAAAGAtgctgtcgctgtcgctgtcgaGAGGGTGACAGGTTGACAGGTGACAGTCAAAAGTCAAACAGAGTGCAGGAAGGGGAGACAGGCAAAGAGGAGAGAGCAGAGAAAAGAAGATCGGTTCGGCGGCCCTGGCCTGGAACGAAGGGGAGCGAGGCAGGGACAGGAAATGAAATGAGCGGGCGCAAATGTGACGGCTCGTGCATGGGAGGTTGCATCTGAAGTGGGTGCCGGTCTCTTCACACTGTGTGCTACCGCCCGTCTGGAGGGCTCCAGAGTTCAGCGAGTTTTCCCCAGCGGAGAGTCCTTCCCGACCCAGCGGGAGCGGGTGGCCAGGCCGCGGGGGGGACACCGGGACTCGACACAGTGCGATGTGCATCATTCGAGACATGGGTTGGCCGCTCCCAAAGTTTCCTCTTTGGGTTTAATGCCGTGCTGCCGTTTCTCGGCCCCACGGACCACCTGCACCCGACCATCTGACCAATccttttgggggttggtgatccaGGGTTCAGGTTCTGCCGCAGCTTTACACGTACAGGTGAGAAGCAACGGACATGATCTTCTCGAGTACCGCAAACGTTTCTTCTTTCCCAGATATTGTTACTTTTTTCCCGCAACCCGGTAAGGTATCAATCAAGATTAAAAACGGGCCAAAACCGTGGATCAAAAACATGGTTGTGGttcacaccaacaccaacactcGCTAAGGTAACGCCTGGCGCTGCCGCTGTCGCTGGGCGCTGTTACGGCTGCAtttctcctgctgctgccgccagcCACAATTTCGCCAAAGGCGACCTCGGGCCCCATTGGCACGTTTTGGCCAGGTGCCGTCCCTCCCTCGTCCCTTGTTGGGAGTCAACACACCCGGTTTGGGGGTGCTTCTGATGCCGAAGAACGGCCGGAATTCTGAGATATCGGTATTCAGCCTGTGATTCGAGAATGAATTGAGTTTCCTTGTCTTCTTtcaagcttcttcttcagcgaCCGGGCTGTGCCATGCTGCAGGGAAACGTGGTGTGGAAAACAGGCTGGTTGCTAGCTCTTAGCTCGGAGATGCCAAGCCGCTATCCATCGTTAGCACCAGATGGCGTGCAAAGCACCTTTGAACGACCCATGCCAAGCATCGTCCGTTTTGATCTCCGCCTTGGCCATCATCAGTCTGACAGTGACTGTGCCAGTCGCCGGGCAGTCACCAGTCCCACGGCAGAGGACACGTTGGACCGTGCGCGCCACCATCTTGTCGTCTTTGGGTCGTCCGCCATTGGTCAGTTGAAGTCTGAATGAGCGAGACAAGAcaaagaggagagaagacaagagaagacaagacaagacaagacaagaaacGACTCTTCCCGTGTTGGAATGTgcaaagtaaaagaaaaacaTTGGAATGCTCTCCGATCAAACAAAGAAACACCAACATTCCCAGCCAACCTCAGTTCTGGGATCCCCGAGATTCAAACTCCCGGGCCCAGCGTTTTGGCTTTGTCTCTTGCTGACCCGCACACACCCGCTCCGCACTCAACCACCAGGCCGGtccgccgccgtctccgCCTCTCTCCAGACCCCACGCCTCTCTCCAGTTTCTTTGGTCATCGTTTCGTGGCGTCGAGCCAACAAAGAATTGGACGGTTCCATGCCCATGCCCACGGTGCCTCTTTGACGTCTTACTCGTGCTTGTCAGCCTGTCGAGCCTATACAGTAGTCTGATCGCCGATGACGAAGTCAATGCCAGTCAGTGGTTGCCAggcagacagacagacagacagacagtCAACTATGGTGGCATTGCATCGGCCCAAAGCAACCAACCTGCTTCCCCGCGCACCCGCATTGACAGCTTTTAGCTGATCCTTTCTCTGCCTGCAGGTACGTAGGTA
The window above is part of the Podospora bellae-mahoneyi strain CBS 112042 chromosome 3, whole genome shotgun sequence genome. Proteins encoded here:
- a CDS encoding hypothetical protein (EggNog:ENOG503NZB3; COG:K), which codes for MGAQVVPSASHGMPALEVAEPNPPHIISRATKGGRTLWYCLKVIQQPERARACGSGPKSSADRRPVDPPPVVELRVYEGHTWEAAQDKDITFLYNANFFLYATLEHARVMAHGRVQTPAANTPPVLTGMPVSGMAYLDRPTEAGYFLFPDLSVRHEGRYRLTFSLYEETKEDKDKDPQSDSSASEAQSSSPAQGGSFDFRMEVKSQDFVVYSAKKFPGLAESTALSRMVAEQGCRVRIRRDVRMRRRDGKGAGDYDNGDDEYARRRSRRTATPVADARPDFNRNRSMSGSAERAPYPADSQRRPSMADYPSQFPGQPGSQGGHLQFLNGGSNGQYPSQPPPQNFAQPPSVPASPVYPPSQAAPYTSQTSYQAAPPPPPPSYRQRERTPSQPSYAPQPNSSSRQRATTGLQVILWTRHPPSLGSGFPAAQLAPHAAAQDAVPAAHPGRRTPNQHASRRQPAPVAESDGASGRSSQLPGAGCRPR